The genomic segment AGATTACCATAATACTTAAGATAATAAGTGCAATAAGAACTGTTACAAATCCTCCATGAAATAGTTTGGTTGCACTGGATAAAAAGAACATTGTTTCCAATCCGCCAAAGAAGAATAAGACAATAAGCGAGATGAAATGAGATACGTTTCGATAAATCAAATAATTGTACAGTAAAATTGTCGTCATCAACATAGTGATTGTGATGGCTAATCCATAAGCTGCTTCCATATGTTCAGAGGTTCTAAAGTAGAGGACTACACCAATACAAGCAGCCCATAAAATAGAATTAATGACAGGAATATAAAGCTGGCCTTTCGTATTTGTTGGATAAATAATCTGTAAACGCGGCCATAGATTTAATTTAATGGCTTCAGAAACAAGCGTATATGATCCGGAAATTAACGCTTGTGAAGCGATAATGGCTGCCAATGTTGCAAAAACTACGCCAATAATCCGGAAACTTGCTGGCATCATTTCAAAGAAAGGATTTATTTCTTCAATATGTTGGAAAGACGGTTTATCTTTTACAGACAACAACCAGGCACCTTGACCAAAATAATTCAGTAGTAAGCTTAATTTTACAAATGGCCATGAAGCATAAATGTTTTTTCGTCCTACGTGACCTAAATCAGAATAAAGAGCTTCTGCTCCGGTGGTTGCTAAAAATATACTACCAAGAATTAAAAAGCCTGATTTGTTTTCCTCACTTAATAAGAGCTTTATCCCATAATAAGGCGATAAGGATCTTAAAATATCCCAGTTTCCTAATGTATTGAGTACACCTAGAACAGCTAACATTAAAAACCAAAGAAACATAATTGGACCAAAAAGACGTCCAATCACTTCTGTACCAAATCGTTGGATCATAAATAAAAAACTAATAATGATAATTGTAATCAACAAAACTGTATTTTGACTAGAGCCAAAATGCTCTATGTAAGAGGGAATTCCTCTTAACCCTTCAACAGCAGTTGTAACTGTGACAGCTGGTGTTAAAATCCCATCTGCCAAAAGCGTAGCTCCACCAATCATCGCAGGGACAATCAACCACTTAGCTTTTTTTCTAATGAGTGTATACAGAGAAAAGATACCGCCTTCTCCATGATTGTCCGCTCTTAAAGCTATACTGACGTATTTGATCGTTGTTAATAAGGTCAGCGTCCAAAATACGAGAGATAAAGATCCATAAATAAACTCATCTGATATATTTGCTAACCCGTCATTACCATGAATGAGTGCTTTCATTACATATAGTGGAGAGGTGCCAATATCTCCATAGACAACGCCAAGCGTAATAAATAACCCGCCAATCGTCAGTTTTTTTTTCTGTGTTGAATCAACTTTAGATTCCATTTAATCTATTCCTCCAATTGTTCGTCGAAAAAAAACAAGACCCATGTATAAATTTATAACAAAATTTATACATAGGTCTTGCAATTTGATGTTAAACCAGCGTTTTAGTAACGCATATTAGTTGATTTAACCACACAATAAATTGTGCTTGCTACTCCCCTATGAGCAGTTTTTTATTCGATTTAATATGACTACTTTATTATATGAATTTCTAACACTAAGTCAATACACATCTGATTTTTTTTGGGGGGTCAAAATTTATTACGGTATTGTCTAATTTTTTATTCCCTATATTAAAAACTAGACAATAAGTAGTAAAGAGTTTTTTTTGAATAAACCGCTTAATATTGGTATATTTATGGAAACATTATAATGTTTTTAATGAATTAGGAATGAAATGGAAATGAGGAAAGGTACGACAGTCATAAGCGATCGCTTATTTAACAAACTTCCTAAAGCAGCTTCTTTTTCGAGTATTATTGAACTAAGCGGCAACACGTTGAAAAAAGAAATACTATCTATTGAAGAAGTACAAACTATAAATGAAGATGATCTTATACGTAAAACATTTAAGGAAAAGTCATATAAATTAACCAGAATTTATTATTTGAATGGGGAACCTTATATTTATTTTGAACATTTCCTTCCTGTTTTAGGAAGTATTGAGGCCTTGGAGCAAACAGAAAGGGTTTCATTATATAAATGGTTAGCAGAATTTGATAAAAACGTTAGTCGTTTTCAAGATAGTTTTGAAGTCGTAAAAATTGAAGAACCTATAAAAGAAAAATTAAAGATAGACCATACACACTTATTAAAAAGGGTCAGAAAAACAATTAGTACGTTTAATGAAGTGATTGAAGTCTCGTATGCCATATATGATACAAATAAGTATCCATATAAGTATCCATATATTATTGACTACGAAGTTTAAATAGTGTCAGTGAAACTTTTGTAAAGAAATTTGGTATCAAACTATTTACCGGAACATTGCGTGAAAATAAAGGTGAAGAACAGTTATTAAAAGGATTTATTAGAAGCGATAAGGGCTTTTCAGTTAGTACTGAATATAAATTGGAAATCCTAGACAGAATAGGAACAGGAGATGCTTTTGCTTCTGGTATCATAACAGGTTTCATCGAAAATTGGTCCGATGAACGTTCTGTGGACTTTGTTATTTCGAATGCAGTACTTGCACATACGACTTTTGGAGATACTCCAATGGTAAGCAAAAAAATAGTTGAAGAGTACATGAATGGAAATCGAAACAACCTTTTGAGGTGATACTGTTAGAATTTAGGAGCTTTTTCTCGTTTGGGAATCTCCAAACACAATGTATCTCAGCCAAAAAAAGAGTGGAATAGCTAAAAAAACTAATCATAGACATGTGATTAGTTTTTTTAGCTATTCCGCTTTTAACTATTTATACCAATTTTGATTTAATCCATTCGCCTAACATTAATTCCATTTCAGCTTCTCCCCTTACAGGATACATGGAGGCAGTTGTTTTCAGTTCTTCGTAGTAGTCTATAGCTTTTTGATAGTTCTTACAATAGAACCCTTCGTATGCCATCATGAGGCGTTTTTTACTTGGCAAGTAAGGAGTCTTTTTAATGAACTGCTGTAAATCTTCATCATATATTTCTTGTATTAGATTTGGATTCTGTGGTTGTTCACTTAATACTAAAAATAAACGCTCGCAATTTAACTCATGTCTATAAAATAATGGCAAGTTTTCTAAGTGAGGGAGAAAAGCATCTAATTTTTGTTTTGCAATACCTAATTTTAAATTGTCTAAATACCAATTGTATTCCAACAGGTAAACAGAAATGGCTAATAAATTAGAGAATTGAGGATTTCCTTTTAATTGAATGTTTTCTAAAGGAATATCTTTTAAGCGTGAGCCTTCTGTCATTAGTGCATTTACTTTTAATTGAATAAAGAAAGCTTTTTTATTTTCTTCCTCTTTTAGGATGGAAAGAAGATTGTATCCGTCATTTGGCATTCCGCCTATTTTCATAGGAATACCATTTGTTAAAGCTGTGAGTAAGGCTGAACCAGCGAATAACAGGCATAAAGATAAGACTGGTAGAGAAAGACCTTCAATAGTTAAAGTAAGGATCAAGGGAATAACTGAAAAGAGTAGATTGATGAAAACTCCACCCAAATTATACAAGACAAATGGAAAGTGGTCGGTAGAATAGTCTGGCGGAGACATCAAACATTGTCCACCGGTCCCTGGTAAATGGAATCGTTTGCGTTTTAATTTGCCTTTTTCTTTTATGATCGTTAACGTACCGATTCGAAATGAGACGAAGGTATATCCTGTTAATAATCCAAAGATAAGGTGACCAGTTTCATGAAGTAAAATATGTATGAAAAAACTAATAAAGAAGAATAGTACACCACCAATCAAGGCAAATAGGTTGATCTCAAAGTTGAGGAATGGAAAGAATACGGCAGCAAAAATACCAATCGCTATCCCGGTAAAAATAGATCCTCCTGCTAAAAGCATATTGTTATAGAATTTACTTTTTTTCTTTTTAGATGGATTGTTTAGCGCCATTAATTTCCTCCTAGGGTATGTTTTTTTACTTCGGTTAATAACAATATTGAACGGATGGAACAAAAAGCTGATAAATTGTTTAGAAAAAACGATGACTGTAAAAAAATACAATCATCGTTATTAGGTTAAAAGGATTTGTAGATCTTTTTAACATTCAATTATAAATTAGTCTGCCGTAGAAAAATCCAAAGCTGTTTGAGACTGTTCAAGATAAGTATCATATAGTTTAGTTAATACACTAATATCCCCATTAGCTATTTTTAAAAGTTGAATAAATACAGGTTTCATAATTTCAGGATTACTGTTTTCATTTAAAATGGCTAAAGCTTCTGGATTAAGCATAACTAAATCATCTAAAATAACATGGTATTCCTTTAAGAATTTTTCGAAGCCTTCTTTATCTTCTAATAAAATCATTTTCAGTTTTTGGTTTTTTTCATGAAGATTTTCTAAGTATTCTCCAATAGTTATATTTAGCGAATCTGAAACTTCTTGTAACTCATTGAAAAAATTATCGTTAATATCAATTAACACAAGTTCCACCTCCACAATCACGATAATTGATTATATAATATTCCTTAAGAAATGAAAATATTTTTTCAATGACAACTATAAATAAATAGGTAATGTGGACAAAATATGTCTAATAGCATATAGACAGCTAAATTAATAAGAAGAAAAAAACAAAAGTGTCAAAATTTGGGTTCTGTCTGATTCAGCGTTACAATAGTAATAGAGAAGTAGAACAGGTAGTAAAAAATAGGAGGAAATCACTATGAAGATCGGTATACCAAAAGAAATTAAAAATAATGAAAGTCGGGTGGCCATTTCTCCAGCCGGTGTAAAAAGTCTTGTAGAAAATGGGCACGAAGTTGTGATCGAAGAAAATGCAGGAGAGACAGCTGGTTTTCTTGATAAAGAATACCGATTAGCAGGTGCCGTTATATTGGAAGAAGCTGAGCAAATTTGGGGTAATGCTGAAATGATCATTAAAGTAAAAGAACCTATCCCAAGTGAGTATCAGTATTTTAAAGAAGGCATGATACTTTTCACTTATTTGCACTTAGCTCCATCTCTAGAGTTAACAAAAGAATTGATGAAAGCTGGAGTGACAGCTATCGGCTATGAAACGATGGCTGGAAAAGATGGCACATTGCCACTTTTAACCCCTATGAGTCAAATTGCCGGAAGAATGGCTGCACAGGTTGGGGCAGAGTTTCTTGAAAGCGTCAATCAAGGAAAAGGAATACTGTTGAGTGGTGTACCTGGAGTTCAAAAAGGGAAAGTAACGATTATTGGTGGTGGAGTTTCAGGAACGAATGCTGCTAAAATCGCTATCGGATTAGGAGCAGAAGTGACTATTTTAGATGTGAATCCGAAACGTCTGGAAGAATTAGATGATTTATTTGAAAACAGGATCAACACATTAATGTCAAATGAATACAATATTGCTAAAGCTGTTAAAGAAGCTGACTTGGCAATTGGAGCAGTATTGATTCCTGGTTCAAAAGCCCCAACATTAGTTACAGAAGAAATGGTTAAATCAATGGAAAATGGATCGGTTATTGTAGATATTGCAGTAGACCAAGGTGGGATTTTTGAAACGGCTTCAGAAGTTACGACACATGATGACCCGGTCTATGTCAAACACGGTATCGTCCATTATGCTGTTGCAAATATGCCAGGCGCTGTGCCTAAAACATCTACATTAGCCTTAACGAATGTAACCATTCCTTATGCCGTTGAGATTGCGAATAAAGGAGTAGTCAAAGCAGCTAAAGAAAATTCAACGATTTATACAGGTATTAATGTGATGGATGGAAAGGTAACTCAAAAAGAAGTCGCAGAATCACTAAACCTTCCTTATCAAGAAGCTTTGACATCATTTATTTAAGTATTCGCTAATTTTTATGAAACTGAAAGCAGCTTAGATGAATAAATCAATGAATTTTTTTCAAAAATGCAGTATACTAAATGAGAAACTAACTGCAAAAGGAGCATTCGCATGGCAAAAGGAAATAAAAAAATTCAAGTAGAAGTAAAAGAAACCCCAAATAATAAAGAAGGTTTCACTGAGTTAGAGCTTTATGTGAATGATGAAAAAATTGGCAAATTGCAACAAGTTGAAGGTCAATCGGTTATCGTAACGACAAATTCAGGAACAGAATCTAAAGTTAAAACTGTTGATGAAGGCATAAATAAATTAGTTATGGAATACAACTTACACCAAATCTAACTAAGTCTATTTATTTAGTATCCTGTAAGGTAATTCAAAAGGCCAATTCTATTTTTTAGGATTGACCTTTTTTTATTTATATTCTTGTGAAAGAGCGTCCTAAATGCTTTTTAAATCTATCTGTGCTATGCTTTTTCTATACATAACACATAATATAAAGGATGTGATCGTTTTGACAACGAATGCAAAACAAGTTTCTTTCAAAGATAAACTCAAAACTTTCGTAGAAGTCGCAAAACCCAATTGGGCGCGAGCGGAAGTTTCTTCAAACGCAGCAGAACTTGCTTATTTTACTTTATTATCGTTATTTCCTATTCTATTGGTTGTAGCAAATATTATCCCGCTTTTTCCTATAAGCGCTGGAGACATCCTACCTATGTTAGAGACGGCTGTGCCGCCAGATATTTACAATGTTTTAGCTCCAGTTCTAGAAAGCTATTTGAGCAGTTCAAGTGGAGGAGCAATTTCTATTGGGCTGATCACGTCGTTATGGTCAGCAAGTAAAGCCTTCAATGCCTTACAAAATGTTCTTAATGATGTTTATGGAGTCGAAAAAAGAAATAACTTTATTATTGTTCGTTTGGTCTCTTTCCTCGTTCAATTAGCCATAGTTGCTATTGTAGGGGCATTGATTTTCATCTTTGTTTTTGGTGAACAGATCCTATTGTTTGTTCAAGACTTTGTTGGAATCGATTTAGGCTTTGTTCTGCAAGTATTTGGTTATAAATGGTTGGTTTTATTAGTTGTCTTGATTCTTGTTCTTACAATGGTTTACTTTTTAGTACCGAATCATCGGTTGCATATTAAATATGCTCTTCCAGGAGCGATATTTGCAACTGCAGGCTGGTTGATCTTATCTCAAGCCTTTACGCTTTATGTTAAATATGCTGGAGGAGAAGCAGCTGCTAGTGCAACATTTGGAGTATTCATTGTGTTAATGCTCTGGCTATATCTATCCGCTATGATCTTATTAATGGGTGGATTGATCAATACGATTTATTTCGAATACAAAACCGGTGAATCTGTCAATGAAGCGAAACTTGAAAAGGATGAAGCTGAAAAAGAAGATAAAGAAAAAGAGTATCCAGACAGTTCAGATTCGATTCAACACAAAAAATTAGTTAAAGTAAAAACAGTAGAAAAACAAAAAGAAGACTGAGTCTAAACTCAGTTTTCTTTTTTCTACATACAGGTTTAATAGAGTAGCACTGTAAGTTTTTTCTAAGAAAGACGAGAAGCCTTTTTTTTAGGGAGGATTTCTTATATAATGGATTGAGTTTGATAAAGAAATTTTTGATAGATAGGATACAAGGAGAATTTTAAAAAATGACAGAAAATAAAGAAACAAAAATAGATTACGGAATTATTTTATCCGTCATGTTGCTTGCAATCATTAGTATTGCGACTATCTTTTCAACCACTTATTTAACTGGGAACTCTGGGATCAGTGCTACATTGATGCAAATCATCTGGTACGTAGTGGGTACAGTTGCGATTATCGTGATTATGCAGTTTGATTCGGAGCAGTTGTGGAAACTTGCTCCAATAGCGTATGGTGTAGGGCTCTTTCTGTTAGTGCTGGTATTATTCTTTTATGATCGGTCTCTTGAGTTAAGTACCGGAGCAAAAAGCTGGTTTAAGCTAGGTCGACTAACCTTCCAGCCTTCGGAAATCATGAAAGTTGCCTTTATTCTTATGCTGGCTCGTGTTGTAACAAAACACAACGGCGATTACTCAACTCATTACCCTAAAGCTGACTTCTTATTACTAGGAAAAATAATTTTAACATCTGTTCCTCCCTTGGTACTTGTAATGATGCAAAATGACTTAGGTTCAACATTGGTGTTTATTGCAATCATTATTGGTTTAATATTGATTTCCGGAATTACATGGAAAATTATTCTTCCTATATTTTCAGGTGTTGCCGCACTTGGTACATCATTGCTCGTTCTTGTAGTGTACAATCGCGATTTTTTATTGCGTTTAGGTTTTAAACCTTATCAATTTTCTCGAATAGATTCTTGGCTGAACCCTTATGGAGATTCGGGAGGTGCATCCTACCAACTGATTCAAAGTATTAAAGCGATTGGTTCAGGAAAAATGTTTGGTAAAGGTTTTGGAACTTCAGAAGTTTATGTACCCGTTCGCGAATCAGATATGATTTTTTCTACGATTGGAGAGAATTTTGGTTTTCTCGGCAGTTGTATTTTGATTTTTATTTACTTTTTATTGATTTATCAAATGATTCGCATTTGTTTTGATACGAAAAATGAATTTTATGCGTATATCGCAACGGGCGTTATCATGATGATCTTATTCCATGTTTTCGAAAACGTCGGTATGAGTATTGGATTACTTCCTTTAACAGGGATTCCATTGCCGTTTATCTCTCAAGGTGGAACAGCATTGCTTGGGAATATGATGGGTGTTGGGCTGATCATGTCCATGAGGTACCATTACCGTAGTTACATGTTCTCAGAAGAAGATGAAGACTTTAAATAAAAGCTAGTATAACGAACTAGACCTACTGGAGTGAACGTAATGCTTGAACTTTATCAACACCCGACGTGTTCAACTTGTAAAGCAGCAAGAAAGTGGCTGGATGAACATGCGGTAGAGTATCATGCAATCAACATGATCGATGCTCCACCAACAAAAGAAACCTTGATCCATTTAATTGAGCAGTCTAAGTTGCCTGTCATCCGTTTTTTTAATACAAGCGGAAACAGATATCGTGAATTAGGCTTAAAAACGGTCGTTCCAAATTTGGATATAGAAGAGGCTGCTGCTCTATTGGCTACAGATGGTATGTTGATTAAGAGGCCTCTTTTAACAGATGGAAAAAGAACAACTCTTGGATTTAAAGAGCCGGATTATGAAGCAGCTTGGGGAAAAGAAACTAAAAACTAGAATGGGAGCGACTAAAATGGAAAAAGAAATGAGATACAGCGAAAACGGCCTTTGGATTTTAAAAGAAGGCGACAACTACCGTATGGGATTGTCAGAAAAAGGACAAGACGATCTAGGTGAAGTCATGTTTGTAGAACTTCCTAACACACTAGCTGAAGTCAAAGAAAATGATGTATTGCTAGGTGTAGAAGGAGCAAAAGCTGTTACAGAATTGTTGTCTCCTTTAACTGGAATCGTTGTTCAATTCCATACAGAATTGACGGATAATCCTGAAAAGTTAAATAGTACAGATAAAAAAGATAACTGGATTCTTGAAGTGAAAGATGTAGAACCAGGTGCTTTTGAAAAATTGTCAGCAGAAGTTTAAGAATTAAAGTTGACAGAAAAAAAATGCTCTGTTAAAATGTGTTCAATATCAATAACGCGATGATAAGAAGAGTACGTTCGTAATAACCGTTTATAGAGAGCCTTGTTTGCTGAAAATAGGTAATGGATATTGAACCGAAGATGGTCTTTGAGCAGAATAAGTGAATGCTTTGCATAAGCCTATTCCGGGTGCACCCGATAACGTGCCACAGTATAAAAAAGTTGAAAAAGACTTAAGTACTGAATGAGGTTGATTTAGTGATGAATTGACAAATTAAGGTGGTAACACGAAAATGCAAAACTTTCGTCCTTATAGTAAGCAATAGGCTTAGTATAAGGACGAAAGTTTTTTTGTTTAAATGAAACAGGAGGTATAACTGAAATGATTGAATTAAAGGGTATTAAAAAAGTATTTCAAACAAAACAAGGGAGTTTAACAGCTGTAAAAGATATCAATGTCTCAATCAAGAATGGTGAGATTTATGGAATCGTGGGGTATTCTGGAGCTGGGAAAAGTACATTAGTACGCATGTTTAACGGCTTAGAAACACCAACCGAAGGGACTGTTGCTGTTGAAGGAAATGTTATTTCTCAACTAAAAGGAAAATCACTTAGAAAGGAACGTCAAAAAATTGGGATGATTTTTCAACATTTCAATTTATTATGGTCCAGAACAGTTGAAGAAAATGTTCTTTTCCCGCTCGAAATTGCCAATGTACCAAAAAGTAAGCGAGAAGCTAAAGCAAAAGAGTTGATTCGCTTAGTTGGGTTAGAAGGAAGAGAGAAAGCTTATCCTTCTCAACTATCAGGTGGTCAAAAGCAACGTGTCGGAATCGCTAGAGCCTTAGCCAATGATCCAACATTACTGCTTTGTGATGAAGCGACTAGCGCGCTTGATCCACAAACAACGGATGAAGTTTTGGATCTATTATTGGATATTAATAAACGCCTGAATCTAACCATTGTATTGATTACGCATGAAATGCATGTGATCCGTAAAATTTGTGACAAAGTAGCGGTTATGGATAATGGGAGAATCGTTGAAGAAGGTTCAGTGATTGATGTGTTCAAGAAACCCCAACAAGAGATAACTAAACGCTTTATCCGCCAAGATGCAAATCCAGATAGTGAAGATACTGATATGATTTTTGAAGAATTATTGGCTGAATACCCAGAAGGAAAAATTGTTCATTTAACCTTCCATGGCCAACAAGCCAAGATGCCAATTATGTCAAAAATCGTTCGAGAAGATGGCGTCGATTTAAGCATCATTCAAGGGAACATTCAACAAACACAAGATGGCGCAATTGGTTCGCTTTATGTCCAACTAACGGGTGAAAGCCAAAAAATTGAAGTGGCTATTGAAGAATTAAGAAAACTCCAAGTAGAAGTAGAGGTGGTAGAACATGTTGTCGAAGCTTAATCTAGGGTCCAGTGTTTTATCACAATACCTCGATTTTTCAGAAGTTAAATGGGAAAAAATGCAAGAGGCAACGATTGAAACGATTGGAATGACGATCGGCTCAGTTGTCATCATCTTTTTCGCAGGCTTATTACTTGGATTATTGTTATATGAAACAAATGGAAAAAATACTGTGGCTGCTAAAGTACTTTATCGATTAGTGGCAATTTTAGTCAATGTTTTTCGTTCCATTCCATTTATCATTTTGATCGTCTTGTTGCTTCCAGTAACCAAAACACTCGTAGGGTCGATTACTGGACCGACTGCCGCTTTACCAGCATTGATTATTGCTTCAGCACCTTTCTTTGCACGGTTAGTTGAAATTGGTTTTCGTGAGATCGATAAAGGCGTAATTGAAGCAGCTGAAGCAATGGGGGCCAGCAAATGGCAAATTATTTATAAAGTATTGATTCCAGAAAGTCTGCCAGCTATTGTGTCTGGCATTACGGTTACAACTATTTCTTTAGTCGGATATACAGCGATGGCTGGTGTTATCGGTGCTGGTGGATTAGGAAACTTAGCCTATCTTGATGGGTTCCAACGAAACCAAAGTACCGTAGTGTTAGTCGCAACATTGATTATCTTAGTGATCGTTTTTATCATCCAAGCCATTGGCGATGTGATCGTTAAAAAAGTGGATAAACGCTAAAACAAGTTAGACAGCTCTATGAAGAAGGAATCATACTCATGAGTTGATAGAAAAGCACGACCGCAGTATAAATAGGGGATTTAAAAGCACTAAAAAATAGAAAGATAAAACAGGGGGATTTAGAGATGAAAAAGAAGACAATTTTATCAGCATTAGCAACAGCAGGAGTAATTGTTACATTAGCGGCTTGTGGAAATGGAAATGAAGAAAGCAATGGATCAAATGCAGAAGATACAACGATAAAAATTGGGGCAAGCAACGTTCCACATGCTGAAATCCTTGAATTTGTTCAACCTATTCTTGAAGAAGAAGGAATCACATTGGATATTACTACTTATAATGACTATGTGATACCAAATGTAGCATTGGATGAAGGCGAGATTGATGCCAACTATTTCCAACATATTCCATTTTTTGATGCAGCTGTAGAAGAAAACGGTTATGATTTTGTGAATGCAGGAAGTATTCATATCGAACCTTTAGCTATCTTTTCTCAACGTTATGAAAGTTTAGAAGATGTAGAAGATGGCGCAACTGTCTTAGTCAGCAACAACCAAGCAGACTGGGGGCGAGTAATCGGTATATTCCAAGAAGCCGGTCTAGTAACAGTGAAAGATGGCGTAGATCTGACAACAGCAACATTTGAGGATATTGACGAAAATCCTAAAAATTTAGTTTTTGAATACGAAAATGACCCAGCATTGATGACGACTTTATACCAACAAGACGAAGCTGAATTGATCGCAATCAATTCAAACTTTGCAGTAGATCAAGATATTAGCCCAATTGATGATTCTGTTGCTATTGAGAGCACATCTTCTCCATATGCAAACATTATTGCCGTTCGTTCAGAAGATGCAGAAGACCCAGCAATTTTGAAATTAGTAGAAACATTGAAATCTAAAGAAGTACAAGATTTCATCATAGAAGAATGGGATGGAGCAGTTGTTCCTGTAACAGAATAACGTAAATAAAAAGTAAGAAGCAGATAAAATGGCTTCTTACTTTTTTTTGTTGGTAGCTAAGTTAAATCGATTGGTTTAAATTTATTCCGAAATAGACGGCAATACTTGTAGAAAGTCAGAGGACCGTTCAAAGACTGTAGACTTCGTGGCTTTCAAGCTTCAAACAAAGTGCTGCTTTATTTTGTTGTTTTACGCACGATCAAAGTAAAAGCCAATTCTTCGGGTGTTAACTTTTGTAAAGTTAAATCGTTATTGATCATTTTAAATGCGTTTTCAGCTTGCTTATGTATGGAATAATCAATGGTAGTGATATCTAATAAATGAGAAATTTCAATATTATCAAAACCAATCACTGAAAAATCCTCAGGCACTGAGAACCCTAAACGTTTTGCTTGCGAAACTAAACCAGCTGCAACAGCATCAGAGCTTGTCATGAAGGCATCAGGCTTGATTACTTGTTTGGCTAACCATTGCGCAATACGTTCACCATCTTGAATACTATTGATATCATTGAACTGTCCGGGTGAATGAGGGGTTAAATCGTATTTTTTACAAAAATATTCATACGCTTTGATTCGGCTTTTAGTATTCAAGCGACGAATATCGCTGTATAAATT from the Carnobacterium inhibens subsp. inhibens DSM 13024 genome contains:
- a CDS encoding KUP/HAK/KT family potassium transporter encodes the protein MESKVDSTQKKKLTIGGLFITLGVVYGDIGTSPLYVMKALIHGNDGLANISDEFIYGSLSLVFWTLTLLTTIKYVSIALRADNHGEGGIFSLYTLIRKKAKWLIVPAMIGGATLLADGILTPAVTVTTAVEGLRGIPSYIEHFGSSQNTVLLITIIIISFLFMIQRFGTEVIGRLFGPIMFLWFLMLAVLGVLNTLGNWDILRSLSPYYGIKLLLSEENKSGFLILGSIFLATTGAEALYSDLGHVGRKNIYASWPFVKLSLLLNYFGQGAWLLSVKDKPSFQHIEEINPFFEMMPASFRIIGVVFATLAAIIASQALISGSYTLVSEAIKLNLWPRLQIIYPTNTKGQLYIPVINSILWAACIGVVLYFRTSEHMEAAYGLAITITMLMTTILLYNYLIYRNVSHFISLIVLFFFGGLETMFFLSSATKLFHGGFVTVLIALIILSIMVIWHKAYVIEHNVAKEVSLVDHVSRLEAVKADYSIPLYATNLVYLTSKSRPGKVDSEVMYSIFDKQPKRAEVYWFINVEVTDEPRTMEYVVENFGTDSVIKVKLRLGFRMEQKISTYMRQVVIDLMKSGDINKQPQKWSINEFNRNVGDFCFVIVREELSTDTELSALNRFIMQTKLSIKKLAVSPVKWFGLEYTDVKIEHVPLLLGKRKKTRLKRVYS
- a CDS encoding UTRA domain-containing protein codes for the protein MRKGTTVISDRLFNKLPKAASFSSIIELSGNTLKKEILSIEEVQTINEDDLIRKTFKEKSYKLTRIYYLNGEPYIYFEHFLPVLGSIEALEQTERVSLYKWLAEFDKNVSRFQDSFEVVKIEEPIKEKLKIDHTHLLKRVRKTISTFNEVIEVSYAIYDTNKYPYKYPYIIDYEV
- a CDS encoding PfkB family carbohydrate kinase, translated to MRENKGEEQLLKGFIRSDKGFSVSTEYKLEILDRIGTGDAFASGIITGFIENWSDERSVDFVISNAVLAHTTFGDTPMVSKKIVEEYMNGNRNNLLR
- a CDS encoding site-2 protease family protein: MALNNPSKKKKSKFYNNMLLAGGSIFTGIAIGIFAAVFFPFLNFEINLFALIGGVLFFFISFFIHILLHETGHLIFGLLTGYTFVSFRIGTLTIIKEKGKLKRKRFHLPGTGGQCLMSPPDYSTDHFPFVLYNLGGVFINLLFSVIPLILTLTIEGLSLPVLSLCLLFAGSALLTALTNGIPMKIGGMPNDGYNLLSILKEEENKKAFFIQLKVNALMTEGSRLKDIPLENIQLKGNPQFSNLLAISVYLLEYNWYLDNLKLGIAKQKLDAFLPHLENLPLFYRHELNCERLFLVLSEQPQNPNLIQEIYDEDLQQFIKKTPYLPSKKRLMMAYEGFYCKNYQKAIDYYEELKTTASMYPVRGEAEMELMLGEWIKSKLV
- the ald gene encoding alanine dehydrogenase; protein product: MKIGIPKEIKNNESRVAISPAGVKSLVENGHEVVIEENAGETAGFLDKEYRLAGAVILEEAEQIWGNAEMIIKVKEPIPSEYQYFKEGMILFTYLHLAPSLELTKELMKAGVTAIGYETMAGKDGTLPLLTPMSQIAGRMAAQVGAEFLESVNQGKGILLSGVPGVQKGKVTIIGGGVSGTNAAKIAIGLGAEVTILDVNPKRLEELDDLFENRINTLMSNEYNIAKAVKEADLAIGAVLIPGSKAPTLVTEEMVKSMENGSVIVDIAVDQGGIFETASEVTTHDDPVYVKHGIVHYAVANMPGAVPKTSTLALTNVTIPYAVEIANKGVVKAAKENSTIYTGINVMDGKVTQKEVAESLNLPYQEALTSFI
- a CDS encoding DUF2969 family protein, with translation MAKGNKKIQVEVKETPNNKEGFTELELYVNDEKIGKLQQVEGQSVIVTTNSGTESKVKTVDEGINKLVMEYNLHQI
- a CDS encoding YihY/virulence factor BrkB family protein: MIVLTTNAKQVSFKDKLKTFVEVAKPNWARAEVSSNAAELAYFTLLSLFPILLVVANIIPLFPISAGDILPMLETAVPPDIYNVLAPVLESYLSSSSGGAISIGLITSLWSASKAFNALQNVLNDVYGVEKRNNFIIVRLVSFLVQLAIVAIVGALIFIFVFGEQILLFVQDFVGIDLGFVLQVFGYKWLVLLVVLILVLTMVYFLVPNHRLHIKYALPGAIFATAGWLILSQAFTLYVKYAGGEAAASATFGVFIVLMLWLYLSAMILLMGGLINTIYFEYKTGESVNEAKLEKDEAEKEDKEKEYPDSSDSIQHKKLVKVKTVEKQKED
- a CDS encoding FtsW/RodA/SpoVE family cell cycle protein yields the protein MTENKETKIDYGIILSVMLLAIISIATIFSTTYLTGNSGISATLMQIIWYVVGTVAIIVIMQFDSEQLWKLAPIAYGVGLFLLVLVLFFYDRSLELSTGAKSWFKLGRLTFQPSEIMKVAFILMLARVVTKHNGDYSTHYPKADFLLLGKIILTSVPPLVLVMMQNDLGSTLVFIAIIIGLILISGITWKIILPIFSGVAALGTSLLVLVVYNRDFLLRLGFKPYQFSRIDSWLNPYGDSGGASYQLIQSIKAIGSGKMFGKGFGTSEVYVPVRESDMIFSTIGENFGFLGSCILIFIYFLLIYQMIRICFDTKNEFYAYIATGVIMMILFHVFENVGMSIGLLPLTGIPLPFISQGGTALLGNMMGVGLIMSMRYHYRSYMFSEEDEDFK